The Anguilla anguilla isolate fAngAng1 chromosome 2, fAngAng1.pri, whole genome shotgun sequence genome contains the following window.
cggccctccaggattcGAGTGCGAGATCCCTGATCCCTTTTGCGTTCGGCTGTTTGCTTGTGCGGATTTGCACACCTGCACGCCTCTTCCCGTTTGCGCGTGCGAGCGAGCGCACCTGTGCGTtcgagtgacagacagacagcggtCCGGGGGTGCGGTGGCCGGGCGGACAGGGCCGCGCCCGGCCGGCCTACTCCTCCCCTGAGCCGCGATGGCGGCTGTGCTCCCGCAGCAGGGCCTCCACCTCGCCGCGCCGGGCCATGCGGTTGGCCTTCCCCTGGAAACGCCCCCTTTTCCCGGCCCCTTTCCCCTCCAACAGCTCCGCCACCCTGCAGCAGGGGCACGTGGGAAACAGGCAGACGTCATTACCGACGCAGCAAAAGGGCAGAGGACTTCAAGTGAAGGAACCAGATGCAAAACTGATGCTACACTGGTAGATCACTGCAGCATCCCACAAGCTTGTGCGCTCCGTTTACAGTAACACAAATGGCCTTGCATGAAGATACACAACCTGCAACTGCCCATTACCTCTGCTAGAATGTTCTCACTCCAGTGGTACTGTAAAATACACTGGAATAATAGACATTACATGCATATGctattatacatattatatatttaactTATGCTGCAACtgaatgtgtttgtacatgCTTCCAGTCCATAATGAAACTGACCCTAGAAGAATTAATAAAGTAATATATATTGTACAGTATGCCAGCTGCCagccaattaaaataatttgttgctTAATTTTTTCCCGTAGTTGAATTAATGGGTAGATGTAATTTGGATAActtcaaatgtgtttattaaatatgaatatgaacattCTTGGGAATCCAATACCGGCTGTAGGACTGCTTCCAACCCCCTGTCCTTAACTTTATAATTGGGCAGCCATTTGATGCAAGTTGAGTTGATAGGTGCTTTTTTCTATGCACTCAGTGCTGCTGAATTTAAACCCAGAGTCTTTGCTTGATGGCACCTTCTGCCAGTCAAGCAGTCAACTTGGTCGTTTGGTCAATTAGCCGGTAGCTATGAAATGCTTTGCTTGTAGGTGATGTAGTAAACTAGTCACACTATGTAAGAAAAGCAGCCTTAAAAGAAAAGCTTATTAGAAAATTGCAAGAAATTAACTATTCAGACAgtgcactttttctttttatggtCATGTTTGCctcaaaatgagcaaaattacctatttaaaatgttcaaatttcACACTAAAAAGACAATTAGAATCTAAAATGAGTTGGCAAACAAAGCATTAATTGGACAAGCATGTGTTCATTGGGACAGCTTTAACTGTATGGTAATTGTAGTGATGTTTCACCTGCAAATAAATCTGCCCTATTCCTCTGCAAGGGTATGTAATGTAGACACCTTCTTAACTTGACTGCATTCACTACTAACCACAGTCCCACATGTCAATTAAATCACACGCACCTGGGTCCCAGCTCATCCACAATACCCACTGGCCCTGCCAGCAGgaacagccccgcccccttctcatCTCCAACAGTCAGGAATAGCACTGTGTCCTGAGGGAGGAACCAGGAACCAGTCCAAGGTCTCAGTGACCTctcaccattcatcaaacaagTAAATACATTCCAGTAAAGCATATTATCAAATACAGGCAACtgccaaaacaaaagaaaaaagggataCAGAAATATTGAAAACAGGTGTGTCCACAAAGGTGTGGTTCCAGAGTTAACTAAGGAACTGCCATCCCAACATACAAtcctgaattaaaaacaaactaatttcaCAGACATGTATAAAAGCAGATACTTCAAATATGTACTTGACGCAGGTCAGATGCTAAAtcatgaaaaaagcaaaaagattAGAAAAGTAGCAGCCTCACCTCAGTGCCTATCTCATTGGCTATAATGTTCATGAACTCATTGTCACCGTCCTTCCTTCAAGATtaagcaaaagaagaaaaagaatttcacacaaagagagagtaaaaatacttttttgatttttttatcaGCTGAAATGTGTCCTGTGCCTTTTAGCTAACAATATCCACAAGCAAGCAAGTGTATGTACTTAAAAGTGTAAATAATAACCATTTTGAAACGTTGTGACTGTCAGTAATATTACTGATCTGTAGAAGCAGCAGTGTGTATTATTGAATAAGCTGGACTCGTAATCAGATAGCCTGAACAGTAGGTGGGGATGTTGCAGCACTGAGCAAAGTAGTTAACCTTCAGTAACTGAAACAGTACAAACGCAGAGCATGTAAGCCAAGTAAACtccaaaggaaaagaaaaagcaaaggaaaaaaaaactaatatatCAAAGGATGTAATTATCTTCAATCAAGATctccaaaaaatgtgtttatatgggACATCTCATTTTCCTCCAAACAGCACTCCTTTCCGAAATGAATAAAGATATCAGGTGCTCACCTGTGTAAACAGAACAAGTCGCCTCGATTGGGGTTGTTCTTGAAATTCTCTGCAATTAGCACAGCCATGTCTCGTAAAAGGTTGAGATTGTTCTTGAAACGGAAGATAAGGACAGCTTTATCATCAAATTACCAGCAGGAATTCTCTCAAAAAAATTCCCAGCAATTTACATTAACATTATCATTTCAGATCTAAAGTTTCCaagcaattaacattttttgtgaaacaatatttaaaaaagcatttcacaATAGGGAAAGTTCAGTGGAAATGTACAAAGCCTCAGGGAAATTTTACTATGCGTacacagtgcaaaaataaacaaaatcaacgCTCGTGGTAGGGCCGATTTACAAACTCAGTGTGCCCAAACGTTACCTctgatttattttctcacagAACCACCCAACGTGCATTCCACATGGCTTTagaactgcagtgtgtgtacagaaacagaaatgaacGCTTAAGATCCACTTAAGAATGGCCCACCTTCTGCAGCACCTTGACAGACTTCTGCAGCTTGTCTACGGCTTCCACGTGATCATCTGCTCCAGTCCTGTTAGATGCAGGATTCAACATGGTGAGAAACAAGCAAAGTCGAGTAGTTGATTCtgaatcctgaccatgccaCTGCAGTGCACATTTGGCATATTTGGTCACCCACAGAGGGAGGGTTTTGACCTACAGGATGATGTCATTTTgcagctcctctgattggtcaggcacCTGCCTATAAAAGCTGTAAGAAGCGCACTCCACTGACACAGCAGTTGCGAAGCTCAGCTTGTGGGCCGCAGACTGAAAAGAAGCGGCAACTGGCAGCAAACACACTCCAGATGGAAGAGGCTTCTGCAGTGATGAGAGGGGCTTTTGGATATTTCTGGGTgttcaaatttgaaaataaaatgaaaaggggATACAAATTTGTGAATAAATCTGATTTAGGTTTTACCTGTGTGGGAACAATAAGGCTATTTAACTGAACGTGCTCTtcataaaacagaaattcaGCATCTGCTGATGGCTTGAAAATAATTGTCAGACACTTGGGAGGTTCTCAAATACAGATTTTTGACTATTTGATAGGATATTAAATTGAAGGTATTCAATGGCCAAACAGCTGTATGTGGTACAGTATGCTTGGCCCAGGCCTTACTTGAGTAAGGATGTCAGCGATCGCTCCGTGCTGTAGCTTTTCTCCGCATACTTCAGAACCCGGTTTCCCGCAAGGAAAATCacgttggttttgtttttctttcctttttcagtCCCAAGGATCTTTATAACCTGAAATTAACACAGTACATCAGCTTTAGTGTTTGAGGATTATAAAACCAGTGGCCATCAATCAGAACAGCATGAGACTTGAGTCAAGAGTATATGTTGTTATCTTGCCATGTAAAGCACCTAATTTGGGCCAAGGCAAGCAATGTTTGCAAGgttataaaaaagtattttttgacTAGATTACAAGTGCCACAACATGCCGGTTGTACCATGCGAAGTCCAAGGTAAGCGTGAAAACAATACTGACAGCCATAACAGGTATTGTCTTTTCGAAAATATACATTATGTGAGCATATACTGGCTGACAGATAAGATTGGTGAACAGAGGAAAGCCAAGGTAACTTGCTGGGGCAAGAACAGCAAGAAATTAGAAAACTATACAAGGAGATCCAAACAACTGcctaaatattaaacattaaatctgaaataatacattattttccatatGGGTTATAATGTTTACGCTTTTCATCTAAACACTAAAACACTATTTGGATAAAATGCGAAATCAACCAAAACTCAAGGTCCGCAACACTGCATATCGCTAAAGCGCAAAGCCAAACGTAGCTTCACCTTAAACTGTAATCTGAAACAGCACATAGgcttaaagaaaaacagaaccatTTTGTTTCGAGCAGGACTCTACCTGTAGGTGGCTGAGGTTGGACACATGGGTCCCGCAGCACATGTTGGCGTCGACGCCCTCGATGTCGATGATCCGGACGGGTCCTGCATGGTCGTCCGGCAGGCCGCGGCTCCTCACCTGAGGGGGGACGTTGGCACCGAGGGCCAGGAGATGAGTGCGGCGTGTTCTGTGTGCTCAAGGTGAGTGAAGTGGAGGGCAGCCTCAGTCCTAAACCACTGCAGTGGTGTCCGAGACAGGGGCGGGCAATTTCTTTCCAGGAGAGCTGGTGTGTTTTTGCTTCCACCAATTACCCAAGCTCAATTAGCTCTATACATCAATGCTAGTTCACTTGTATATTAAACCACAGAACAACAGTTCATATTGGGACACAAGAACAGGCTTCAGTTCTTTCCTGAGCTTGTCAAGAAATGTATCTAAACTGTCAGATGAAGAAAAggattgggctaattaaatatttaagaacCAGCTGACATGACATCCAGTCGGATATAAAACTCTCCTTGCCCACCCCTGGTCTACGAAGAGCCTCCTGCCCACGCAACCTGCACCTTTTCCACGGCGGGATCGTCCAGGGAGAGCAGCTGCACGGTGACAGGGACGTGTTCGCGGATCTTCTGGTTCACCGCGTCCTCCAGGGCCTCCATCTCGCCGGGCTTCACCGCAGCCGTGTCCAGCTCGATGACGCTGCGCTGGCGGCCCAAATCCCTGCCCGCGGCACAGAcgcgtacacacagaaacaccctgTCGTAAGCGCTGGCGGAAACAGGTGCAGTTTTGGAGCTACCGCTGTACTAAAGCCAGGAGTTTCTGTTCTGTATATAAACTGATTGAGATGAGAGATATTAAGCTAGCATGGAAACCctaccaaaaaaaacataacataacagcaACAATTTGTGATTTCTTAAATCCACACACTTACCAGGAGGTGGTCTTGTATCCAAACATACTGTCTGCCAAGGCAGTAACTAAGTGTTGCCCTAAAAGAGCAAAGTGAACACAAACGGTTACCATTATCAGCATAATTTCTGCAACCCCTTCAAAAATTTCATTGAGCTTCACCGTCCACACTGCCACCACCAATCATGAGCACCAAACATGGGAACGCGGCAatcattttgcaccagaactgTCACCACAAATCAGACGAGGTTAAGACTGCTGGAGCAGGGAACTACTTGAATTAGCCTATTTCATGCCGACATGCCGACTATCGGATGTAGGGCCGCAGCACTCTGTTCGTCAGTCAGTTAGAAGTGAACTGGCCCCACACCCACTGGAGCGTATCCAGAAGTGTGAACTGGGCTGATTAAACAGGGGGACAGGAAAATGGCTCGAGCGAAGAGCACAGATTGAGAATGTAGCCAAACCCCTGCTCTTTATGACCCAAGACTTCCCCCTACTGGCCTAAAACCACAGCAAAACTTTTATAGATGGTCTCTGGTTCAATCGCATTCCAAATAAGCCAGTCAGATTTATAGGCAGAGCACATATTTATGCCATATTGTGCAATTGGGTAGGATTGTAATGAGTAATGAGATAACTCCAGCGATGAAAGTATTCCACAAATGGCTTTCAGCATTGTGAGTAAATCtcccacataaataaaaacagaaataatgacaTGCAGTCACACGGGCCTCCCAGCCTCACCAGAGTGCTGCTGCATGTGGTCAAATCTGCGCTCCCAGTCCACTTCCAGCCGTGCTTCCGATCCCACCTCCAGCGCCGACTCCACAAAGTGCACCGCCTCTGAACCTTGCCTGGTCACCCGCAGGACAGGCACGGGCCCGATCGTCCCGCGGTCATCTGGCTGAAAAAGCCAAAAAGTGGTCACATGCGTGCGTCCCTTGtctttcaatctctctcccGTTCAAGAAATGTTATTGGCACAACAAATATGAATACATGTATATTGCTTTACACAGCAAACACATTAtatggtaacactttacaataaggttcTGACAGTCAAACCTCATGACTAACTCCTTACATTCAAAATCGCGGGGGCTGAGACAAGGACGTTTTGGTCATTTCAATGTAATCTCTGGGTCTACAATGTGTAGAAGTTCGTGAAGCTAACAATTAGCATCGACACTCGTCTTTTAACCCGAGGGAcagcacttttattttgaaaaattccCAGCTTCACGACGCAAGCAAGGTAAGACAATTGAATGTTTCAGGGGTGTAAACACCAAACCAGCTTACCTGGCCTCCACCCTCAGGAAAGAGAATCGTGTCTTTGAGGATGACGTTGAAGCCTTTCACTTTCTCCTTCTTCCCGCCGTTCTCACGTTTTAGTTCAGCGGGAGAACATGATGCCACTGTAGTGATAAACTGAGATCATAAATATAAGTGAGCCGTCGATATGGAGATGGGACTGAGAATGTATCAGAATAAAAATAGCAGCAATCAAAAGTTAGCCAGTTCCCGATGACTATACATATGTGCAACTATCTAGCCAgctttattttactaaatatggTTGTGGTAAATCAAAAGATAACGCTATTATTGGCAGATGATCACCTGAGCTGTGAAGTTACATCCTAGCTAAGGTTGTGCACTTGTCAAAATCGATCAACAAGCGGTAACGCGATACACCAGacctgctggagcagctgggAAAAGAGCCAACGCTTGCAAAGGATACTGGTTGATTTCTTAAATAACGTTATTAATGCAATATATGTTAACACAGTTAGATACCCAAGCGGAAAGATCTCAATTAACTTATGTAATCTTTCCCTTGACAACGAATCGACTTAGCTACTGCAATGTTAGCTCATGTTAAATAAGTGCAAAGCACCCGCTAACATTTGAGGTGGAGGTGCCTCATGTCATATTTTAGAAATGTCATTGTAAATTTTTTACTAACTTAATGCAAACTGAAATTTCGTCTTACCTCTTGCATGTAGCAGTCCCTCTGACACTGAAAAGCCATATTGCATAGAAAGCTTAAAGTTATGCAAAAACATACACGACTGAAAAGAATGACAGCGTGAAGGGAAAAGCCGTGTACGGATCCTGTACTGGGACAAACTAGTAGTGCGCAATTCTCGAACGATTCGTTCGAATTAAACGACTTTTCTTACTGACTCGGTAGTAATGATTCGTTTCCTCAGTTGAGCCGTTCATTTCACTCATTGATTGACCGAGCGGCTCTGCCTATATTGCACTCAGATTCTAACCAACATGTTTCTTCTTAGACATGGTAATCTATGGCATTGTGCTATAGTATTTAAATGACGCGATATTGTAGGACATAACATTGTAAACCAAAAGTGAAAAAACGTAAAACCAAAAAATGGTGTAATttccgggtttttttttttaagctttagGGAAGTATATGAGCATTGTTACATTTCCGATCGCAAATATCGACACAACCAATAGAAATAATAGGAAAAGATAATCTTATTGGGCCGTATTGTAAAGAAGCCTTAAAGGGATGCAGGGATTTTGATGAGATACCCTTCACCACCATATTAAAATCTTTACgtggaaaatgaacagcagttGTTTGGATAAAATCGTAAACAAGGTTTCCATTACAGTAAATAAACtatgaaacataacaaatgtCATAGTCAATTCAAAATTCTTCAAAGAAATTGACTTGTTTCTACAGTATTTAACACATATTGATTATTCCATACAATATTTGAATAGGGTGAGAAATTTGTTTGTAGGCAATGTTCCATAAGTCAAAGGCTTGTTTGTGGAAATCTGCAAGTTTAAAGGGCAATTTACGACACTTAAAATCACAGGCTAATAAGAACATAATACCACCCACCACACTGTACAGAAACAAACTTAGGTTTGCTTTAAAAagtgtgttattgtgtttattttgaaaatatagttGAACATATTAAAATCTAAAGCACTTAAACCTCCGCCAGGGTAGTTTATAATAACAGGTTTCCTTTTAacatattctgttttatttatccaAATTAATTTGAACAGTAGGGAGTTAACAGCATTGCATGTTTCACAGCTAACATAAAGGGATGAGGGTGGATGCACAATCCTTGAGATTCCCTCAGCTTTTGAATGCAGCACACAACCTTGTAATGAGGTTGCTCTGCAACTaacaattcaaatattttaactttCTTTAGTTTAGAAGAAAAATTAAGAATCTGCCTATCAGATGTAGATTTGGTGATTACGATCCCAAAGTATGTAACAGACTATTTGCTTTTATGCCATATTTTGTTTGAGTGATGGACAGTCATTATTTCCCTCTTCAACCAATTAATTGTAAGGCAGTTTTTAAAGCCTCCAAAATAGTGGAAACCTGGTTTTCATCTCCAAGAAAGAGACAACCTTTCTCTGAAAGGAACCTGTCATAATATAAGTAGGAAGCCTCATTGAAATAACTTCCCACGATAACAAAAGCAGAgagaaatgtagtttttaat
Protein-coding sequences here:
- the LOC118221880 gene encoding alanyl-tRNA editing protein Aarsd1-like isoform X2 — its product is MAFQCQRDCYMQEFITTVASCSPAELKRENGGKKEKVKGFNVILKDTILFPEGGGQPDDRGTIGPVPVLRVTRQGSEAVHFVESALEVGSEARLEVDWERRFDHMQQHSGQHLVTALADSMFGYKTTSWDLGRQRSVIELDTAAVKPGEMEALEDAVNQKIREHVPVTVQLLSLDDPAVEKVRSRGLPDDHAGPVRIIDIEGVDANMCCGTHVSNLSHLQVIKILGTEKGKKNKTNVIFLAGNRVLKYAEKSYSTERSLTSLLKTGADDHVEAVDKLQKSVKVLQKNNLNLLRDMAVLIAENFKNNPNRGDLFCLHRKDGDNEFMNIIANEIGTEDTVLFLTVGDEKGAGLFLLAGPVGIVDELGPRVAELLEGKGAGKRGRFQGKANRMARRGEVEALLREHSRHRGSGEE
- the LOC118221880 gene encoding alanyl-tRNA editing protein Aarsd1-like isoform X1 → MFLHNFKLSMQYGFSVSEGLLHARVASCSPAELKRENGGKKEKVKGFNVILKDTILFPEGGGQPDDRGTIGPVPVLRVTRQGSEAVHFVESALEVGSEARLEVDWERRFDHMQQHSGQHLVTALADSMFGYKTTSWDLGRQRSVIELDTAAVKPGEMEALEDAVNQKIREHVPVTVQLLSLDDPAVEKVRSRGLPDDHAGPVRIIDIEGVDANMCCGTHVSNLSHLQVIKILGTEKGKKNKTNVIFLAGNRVLKYAEKSYSTERSLTSLLKTGADDHVEAVDKLQKSVKVLQKNNLNLLRDMAVLIAENFKNNPNRGDLFCLHRKDGDNEFMNIIANEIGTEDTVLFLTVGDEKGAGLFLLAGPVGIVDELGPRVAELLEGKGAGKRGRFQGKANRMARRGEVEALLREHSRHRGSGEE